The Mytilus galloprovincialis chromosome 7, xbMytGall1.hap1.1, whole genome shotgun sequence genome has a window encoding:
- the LOC143082428 gene encoding uncharacterized protein LOC143082428, producing MAKNSTYTPDGSLVSGDSDKKNGKKLNHFEISHPTDLAAAYHYDKVVGVIKKDTSERSDAEIHQIISWFKKKSDLFNQLNEKIIHDLIKNCSFTTVDRDFVVIKQGDKGDCFFIILNGSVSIHISTTSGYEDERKEGGSTEEQDDKGKKEEGKPKELNRSKFGKYVGKIVSGKSFGELALINPDCIRNATIIADETTDLIVIDRELYNRSIHSFHTKEFEERKHFVETNPLFDGWHPKDKRQLAMSLRKEKLTFESYIVKQGSPFDGLRFILNGQAKLYCDPHMHSMQYPDYYPLPDVDELEKDQVRESLRRELGLDTHSHNKHDGYKPLVTNLHKLSTQDTEKSGTRSPHQHHIELCLICSQELIGDLEVAMDLDTYSYTVNCIQETDIYILDQKNYERLIEKRNPKVVEKIRSSVLEKFSLRLSWIQDKNDLPLFRYLLYKIEESRRQKKSKKKL from the exons ATGGCAAAGAATTCTACTTATACGCCA gATGGATCACTTGTTTCTGGAGACAGTGATAAAAAGAATGGGAAGAAACTCAATCATTTTGAAATATCCCACCCGACTGATCTTGCTGCGGCATACCATTACGATAAAGTAGTTGGTGTAATAAAAAAGGATACCAGTGAGCGATCTGATGCCGAGATACACCAAATTATATCATGGTTTAAAAAGAAATCGGATCTATTTAATCAATTAAACGAAA aaataattCACGATTTGATTAAAAACTGTTCCTTTACGACAGTAGATCGTGATTTTGTGGTAATTAAACAGGGGGATAAAGGCGACTG TTTCTTTATAATTCTAAATGGATCTGTGTCTATCCACATTAGTACTACGTCCGGGTATGAAGATGAGCGGAAGGAAGGAGGATCGACAGAAGAACAAGACGACAAGGGAAAGAAAGAGGAGGGGAAACCCAAAGAATTAAATCGATCTAAGTTTGGAAAATATGTTGGGAAAATAG tttctGGTAAAAGCTTTGGGGAGCTTGCTCTTATTAACCCAGATTGTATAAGAAATGCAACAATTATAGCAGATGAAACAACCGACTTAATTGTCATTGACCGAGAGTTATATAACAGGTCTATACATTCTTTCCACACTAAGGAATTCGAAGAACGGAAGCACTTTGTCGAAACTAATCCCCTGTTCGATGGCTGGCATCCAAAGGATAAGAGACAATTGGCAATGAGTTTACGGAAGGAGAAATTAACTTTTGAAAGCTATATTGTCAAACAGGGATCCCCATTTGATGGTTTACGATTTATATTAAA TGGCCAGGCAAAACTCTATTGTGACCCACACATGCATTCTATGCAATATCCAGATTATTACCCTTTACCAGATGTCGACGAGTTGGAGAAAGACCAGGTCAGAGAATCATTAAGaag GGAACTTGGTCTTGACACACATTCACATAATAAGCACGATGGGTATAAGCCCTTGGTAACAAATCTTCATAAGCTGTCTACACAAGACACGGAGAAAAGTGGAACAAGATCTCCACATCAACATCATATAGAACTATGCTTAATTTGTTCACAGGAGTTAATAG GTGATTTGGAAGTTGCTATGGATTTAGATACATATTCATATACCGTGAATTGTATACAagaaacagatatatatatattggaccAGAAAAATTACGAAAGGCTAATCGAAAAACGAAATCCAAAAGTTGTTGAGAAGATCCGGAGTTCAGTGCTAGAGAAATTTTCACTAAGACTTTCTTGGATTCAAGATAAGAACGATCTTCCCTTATTTCGGTATTTACTATATAAGATTGAAGAGTCAAGGCGACAGAAAAAATCAAAGAAGAAATTATGA